GAACGGCGCCGTGCTCGAGGTCGTCGCCAGAAACGTCAGGAGCTTCTCGAGCTCGATGCGTTCGCGCGAAGCTGCGCGCCGCATCGCGCGTTCGACGTTCGCAATGCCGGCGAGCTCGGTGCTGAATCCTTCTTCGGCGGCGGCCTTTTTCTTGGTTCGAAGCCGCAGCAGCTCCTCGTAACCGGCCGTAAACACGGCGGCGAGAGGGTTGGGCCCGAGCTGGGCGCAGGCCCGCGAAACCTCGGCCAGGTTGCGCGTTTCCCAGAAGAGCTTCTGGAACTCTTCCGCACCGCGACGAGCCGCACGAAGCTGCCGCGCCTTGAAAATGACGATTCCCCAGCTCGCGACCGAGGCCGCGATCAGGGTGTAAAGGACCGCGAGCACGACCGGACCGGAGCCGGTCAGCATGCTGACGAAAGAATGTTCAGGTTGAGGAGTCACTGATCAGGCCACCGCACGACCGCACCACATCCTCGCGGAAGGTATTCTCGCTGGGAGAGGCTGTCAATTTTGTGGAGTGCGGGCGCGTCGATGCGCTCGCGTCGCCAGCGGCGCCATTGCGGTGAGATTGTGCGCATTCTGCGAACCCGCGCGCGCATGCGATCGCGTCGAAGTTGCGGCGCGCACAGCGTTTGCGACTTCGCATTCCACCCGCCGGGTACCTTGACTTCGCGCCGGACCCGTGGAAAACGCGGCGGGCTTTCCCTTGAAAAATTAGCGGCTTGCCGCACCTTCCCGGAGGACTTCGATCATGCCCATCCGCGTCGGCGTCAATGGCTTTGGCAGAATCGGGCGCAACATGCTGCGTGCCGCTGCAGGGCGCAGCGAATTCGAAATCATTGCCGTCAATGATCTCACCGATGCTGCGACGCTTGCGCACCTGCTCAAGTACGATTCCGTGCACGGCATCTTCCGCGGTTCGGTCAGCGCGGCCGACTCCGAGATCGTCGTCGACGGGAAGCGGATCAAGGTCCTGTCGGCCAAAAGCCCCGCCGAGCTGCCCTGGAAGAGCCTCGGCGTCGACGTAGTGGTCGAGTCGACCGGGCGCTTCACGAAGCGGGACCAGGCTGCGGCCCACCTCGCGGCCGGCGCGCGCAAGGTCATCATCTCCGCTCCGGCCAGCGGCGCCGACCTGACGCTCTGCTACGGCGTCAACCACGACGCCTACGATCCGGCGAAGCACGACGTGATCTCGAACGCGTCCTGCACGACCAACTGCCTCGCGCCGGTCGCCAAGGTCCTCAACGACAGCTTCGGCCTGAAGCGCGGCATGATGACCACGATCCATTCGTACACGAACGACCAGCGCATCCTCGACCTTCCGCACGACGACATGCGCCGGGCACGGGCCGCCGCGCTGTCGATGATCCCGACCACGACCGGCGCCGCGCGCGCCGTCGGACTCGTGCTGCCCGAGCTCAAGGGCAAGCTCGACGGCATGGCGATCCGCGTGCCGACGCCCAACGTGTCGGTCGTCGACCTCGTCTTCGAGACCGACAAGAAGCCGTCGGCCGAAGAGATCAACGCAGCCGTCAAGAAGGCCGCCGACGGTCCGATGAAAGGCATCCTCCAGTACTGCGACGAGGAGCTGGTCTCGAGCGACTTCAACGGCAACCGCCATTCTTCGATCTTCGATGCGCCGCTGACGAAGGTGCTCGAGCCCGGCTTCTCGAAAATCCTTTCGTGGTACGACAACGAAATGGGGTTCTCGGCCCGCATGTGCGACGTGATCGCCATGCTCGCCGAAACGCTCTGAGCCCTTCCTCGCCGTGAAGAGCATCGAGCAGCTGCCGATCGATGGACGCCGTGTGTTCATCCGTGTCGACTTCAACGCCCCGGTCAAGAACGGGCGCCTCACGGACGCGACGCGGATCCGCGCGCCGCTGAAGACCATACAGTACGCGCGCTCGCGCGGAGCGAAGGTCATCCTGGCATCGCACCGCGGGCGGCCGGGCGGAAAGTTCACGCCCGAGCTGTCGCTGGCTCCGATCGCCGAACAGCTTTCCGAAGAGCTCGGCTTTGCGGTGGCGATGCTGCCGGACTCGATCGGCCCCGATGTCGAAAAACACATCGCGGCCATGAAGCCCGGCGAGGTGGTGCTGCTCGAGAACCTGCGCTTTCACAAGGGCGAGGAGAAGAACGACGAAACCTTCTCGCGCGCGCTGGCGGCGCTTTGCGACGTGTACGTCAACGACGCATTCGGCACCGCGCATCGCGCCCACGCATCGACCGCCGGCATGGCGCGCTTCGTCGCGGACAAGGGAGCCGGGTACCTCCTGCTCCAGGAGGTCAAGGCGCTCAGCAGCCTTCTTCACGATCCTCCGAAGCCGTTCGTCGCGATCGTCGGCGGCGCCAAAGTGGGCGACAAGATCGAGCTGATGAGCAATCTGCTCGGACGCATCGACGCGCTCATCATCGGCGGCGCGATGGCCTACACGTTCCTTCACGCGAGCGGCGTCAGTGTCGGCGCCTCGCTCGTCGACGACGATCACGTCGACGTGGCGAGGAAGCTGCTCGCCGACGCAAAGGCTCAGGGCGTGCGCATCGCGCTACCTGTCGACCATGTGGTCGCGCGCGACTTCGATGAGAACGCGCCCGTCTCGACGACTGCGGACGAGACCATCCCCGAAGGCATGATGGGCCTCGACATCGGCCCGCGCTCCCGGGAAATTTTCCGCGGAATCATCGCGGGCGCGAAGACGATCTT
The window above is part of the Candidatus Limnocylindrales bacterium genome. Proteins encoded here:
- a CDS encoding phosphoglycerate kinase, with amino-acid sequence MKSIEQLPIDGRRVFIRVDFNAPVKNGRLTDATRIRAPLKTIQYARSRGAKVILASHRGRPGGKFTPELSLAPIAEQLSEELGFAVAMLPDSIGPDVEKHIAAMKPGEVVLLENLRFHKGEEKNDETFSRALAALCDVYVNDAFGTAHRAHASTAGMARFVADKGAGYLLLQEVKALSSLLHDPPKPFVAIVGGAKVGDKIELMSNLLGRIDALIIGGAMAYTFLHASGVSVGASLVDDDHVDVARKLLADAKAQGVRIALPVDHVVARDFDENAPVSTTADETIPEGMMGLDIGPRSREIFRGIIAGAKTIFWNGPMGVFEWDSCSAGTMAVANAVADSDAHSVIGGGDSVAALAKSGRSHEVTHVSTGGGASLEFLEGDTLPGIAALADGACS
- the gap gene encoding type I glyceraldehyde-3-phosphate dehydrogenase translates to MPIRVGVNGFGRIGRNMLRAAAGRSEFEIIAVNDLTDAATLAHLLKYDSVHGIFRGSVSAADSEIVVDGKRIKVLSAKSPAELPWKSLGVDVVVESTGRFTKRDQAAAHLAAGARKVIISAPASGADLTLCYGVNHDAYDPAKHDVISNASCTTNCLAPVAKVLNDSFGLKRGMMTTIHSYTNDQRILDLPHDDMRRARAAALSMIPTTTGAARAVGLVLPELKGKLDGMAIRVPTPNVSVVDLVFETDKKPSAEEINAAVKKAADGPMKGILQYCDEELVSSDFNGNRHSSIFDAPLTKVLEPGFSKILSWYDNEMGFSARMCDVIAMLAETL
- a CDS encoding MotA/TolQ/ExbB proton channel family protein; translation: MTPQPEHSFVSMLTGSGPVVLAVLYTLIAASVASWGIVIFKARQLRAARRGAEEFQKLFWETRNLAEVSRACAQLGPNPLAAVFTAGYEELLRLRTKKKAAAEEGFSTELAGIANVERAMRRAASRERIELEKLLTFLATTSSTAPFIGLFGTVWGIMNSFRGLSAGGPSSIQAVAPGISEALIATAAGLAAAIPALVAYNHYARAARLIAGEMDSFISEFLNIAERHFLN